A region from the Cystobacter ferrugineus genome encodes:
- a CDS encoding glycosyltransferase family 2 protein, protein MLDNKKICVVMPGYNAEHTVQKTYDEIPKDIVDDIILVDDGSKDRTAEVARSLGVHTIVHPRNRGYGGNQKTCYTEALKRGADIVVMLHPDYQYTPKLIPALASCISSGVYDIALGSRILGKSALQGGMPLYKFVANRVLTAVENILVDHRLSEYHTGYRAFSREVLLTLPLEENDDDFVFDNQMLVQAIHFGFRIGEVSCPTRYETDSSSISFARSVRYGFGVLEAAAQLRLTRMGLIHPRFLSPEGRKLAPPAAAESRQ, encoded by the coding sequence ATGCTCGACAACAAGAAGATCTGTGTCGTGATGCCTGGGTACAACGCTGAGCACACCGTCCAGAAGACCTACGACGAGATCCCCAAGGACATCGTCGACGACATCATCCTCGTCGATGACGGCTCCAAGGATCGCACGGCGGAGGTGGCGCGCTCGCTGGGCGTGCACACCATCGTCCATCCGAGGAACCGGGGCTACGGCGGCAACCAGAAGACCTGCTACACCGAGGCGCTCAAGCGGGGCGCGGACATCGTGGTGATGCTCCACCCCGACTACCAGTACACGCCCAAGCTCATCCCCGCGCTGGCCTCGTGCATCAGCAGCGGCGTCTACGACATCGCGCTGGGCTCGCGCATCCTGGGCAAGTCGGCGCTCCAGGGCGGCATGCCGCTCTACAAGTTCGTGGCCAACCGCGTCCTCACCGCCGTGGAGAACATCCTCGTCGACCACCGCCTCAGCGAGTACCACACGGGCTACCGGGCCTTCTCGCGCGAGGTGCTGCTCACCCTGCCACTGGAGGAGAACGACGATGACTTCGTGTTCGACAACCAGATGCTGGTGCAGGCCATCCACTTCGGCTTCCGCATCGGCGAGGTGAGCTGTCCCACGCGCTACGAGACGGACTCGTCCTCCATCAGCTTCGCCCGGAGCGTGCGCTACGGCTTCGGCGTGCTGGAGGCCGCGGCCCAGTTGCGGCTGACCCGGATGGGCCTGATCCATCCGCGCTTCCTCTCGCCGGAAGGGCGCAAGCTGGCGCCGCCGGCCGCGGCGGAGTCGCGCCAGTGA